Proteins from a genomic interval of Vicinamibacterales bacterium:
- a CDS encoding BMC domain-containing protein, with product MVETRGLVGMIEAADAMVKTANVVFVGWQKVDAGLVTAIVRGDVGSVKAATDAGAAAARRVGELVGVHVIPRPADDLEKIFPMLRQKI from the coding sequence ATGGTCGAGACCCGCGGCCTCGTGGGGATGATCGAGGCGGCCGACGCCATGGTCAAGACCGCCAACGTCGTGTTTGTCGGCTGGCAGAAGGTTGACGCCGGTCTCGTCACCGCCATCGTCCGGGGCGATGTCGGGTCGGTGAAAGCCGCCACCGACGCCGGCGCCGCCGCGGCGCGCCGGGTCGGCGAGCTGGTCGGCGTGCACGTGATTCCGCGCCCGGCCGACGACCTCGAGAAGATCTTTCCGATGCTCCGGCAGAAGATCTAG
- a CDS encoding alanine racemase gives MTLDGLATPAVLIDRARARRNIDRMQAAADARGIRLRPHSKTHKSPLVARWQIERGAIGICCAKLGEAEVFAGAGIADIRIPYPLNPVNANRVIALLDRTHLSFIVDHPVVARQWSEAMTRAGTQVDVLVKVDVGFHRCGIDPTTAGAVGMIRDVAALPGLRLRGLLSHAGHAYHAHSEDELRQMAEGEAVTLRDLVARCRTAGIVIDEVSAGATPPARFSLQQDGFTEYRPGNYVYFDRTQVALGAATLDDCALTVLARVVSKPAADRIILDSGSKTLTNDGARGFQLAPGYGTVLRWPGGHAPAHRSASREGGSGEHFLSGNGIQVADDSLMIERLSEEHATVRVTSGSTDLEPGDLVRIVPNHSCVVSNLVDQAWLVDGNTVEPLPIAARGRIA, from the coding sequence GTGACTCTTGACGGGCTCGCCACCCCGGCCGTCCTGATCGACCGCGCCCGCGCGCGGCGCAACATCGACCGCATGCAGGCCGCCGCCGACGCCCGCGGCATCCGGTTGCGGCCGCACAGCAAGACCCACAAGAGCCCCCTCGTCGCCCGGTGGCAAATTGAACGCGGCGCCATCGGCATTTGCTGCGCCAAGCTCGGCGAGGCCGAGGTGTTCGCCGGCGCGGGCATCGCCGACATCCGCATCCCCTATCCGCTGAATCCCGTTAACGCCAATCGGGTGATCGCGCTGCTCGACCGCACGCACCTCTCGTTCATCGTCGATCATCCCGTCGTCGCGCGACAGTGGTCCGAGGCCATGACCCGGGCCGGCACGCAGGTGGATGTGCTGGTAAAAGTGGACGTCGGCTTCCATCGCTGCGGCATCGATCCCACGACCGCGGGCGCGGTGGGCATGATCCGCGACGTGGCGGCGCTGCCCGGCCTTCGCTTACGGGGCCTGCTGTCGCACGCCGGCCACGCCTATCACGCGCATTCGGAGGACGAGCTGCGGCAGATGGCGGAGGGCGAGGCGGTCACACTGCGCGATCTCGTCGCCCGGTGCCGCACGGCCGGCATCGTCATTGACGAGGTGAGCGCCGGCGCCACGCCACCGGCGCGCTTCTCGCTGCAGCAGGACGGCTTCACGGAATACCGGCCCGGCAACTACGTCTACTTCGATCGCACGCAGGTCGCGCTCGGCGCCGCGACACTCGACGACTGCGCCCTCACCGTGCTGGCGCGGGTCGTCAGCAAGCCGGCCGCCGATCGCATCATTCTCGACTCGGGCAGCAAGACATTGACTAATGACGGAGCTCGCGGATTTCAGCTCGCCCCCGGCTACGGGACGGTACTTCGCTGGCCGGGAGGGCACGCGCCTGCCCACCGCAGCGCCTCGCGCGAAGGTGGGTCGGGAGAGCACTTTTTGTCGGGAAACGGCATACAGGTCGCGGACGACAGTCTCATGATCGAGAGACTGTCGGAAGAGCACGCCACGGTGAGGGTCACCAGCGGTTCAACGGACCTTGAACCCGGCGACTTGGTCCGTATTGTTCCGAACCATTCGTGCGTGGTGTCGAATCTCGTGGACCAGGCGTGGCTCGTGGACGGCAACACTGTCGAGCCGCTGCCCATCGCCGCCCGCGGCCGCATCGCCTAG
- a CDS encoding MerR family transcriptional regulator, giving the protein MKLKKLYSSREVAQLTGLTARQLQWWEQRKLFIATVPSHKTEAGGFTERRYTPIELLELMVLADLRRKGFTVQRIRKLLQVLKSRFKTRLYEAIEGGGPVTLFIDPSTSSGSPRAKSRGDGGNIYARNDAGDLFNLLDDAAQPLLMLGEDIKLRQLIARERPAPRRAKGTAASDKRGASRP; this is encoded by the coding sequence ATGAAGCTCAAGAAGCTGTATTCGTCGCGCGAAGTGGCCCAGCTGACAGGGCTCACCGCGCGTCAGCTTCAGTGGTGGGAGCAGCGGAAGCTGTTCATCGCCACCGTGCCGTCGCACAAGACCGAAGCCGGCGGTTTCACCGAACGGCGTTACACCCCAATCGAACTGCTCGAGCTGATGGTCCTGGCCGACCTGCGCCGCAAGGGCTTCACCGTCCAGAGAATCCGCAAGCTGCTGCAGGTGCTGAAGTCGCGCTTCAAGACGCGGCTCTACGAGGCCATCGAAGGCGGCGGCCCCGTCACCCTGTTCATCGACCCTTCGACCAGCTCAGGGTCGCCCCGAGCGAAGTCGAGGGGCGACGGCGGGAACATCTACGCCCGCAACGACGCCGGCGACCTGTTCAACCTCCTGGACGATGCGGCGCAGCCGCTGCTGATGTTGGGCGAAGACATCAAGCTCCGCCAGCTCATCGCCCGCGAACGACCGGCACCTCGACGCGCGAAGGGTACTGCGGCGTCCGATAAACGCGGTGCGTCGCGGCCCTGA
- a CDS encoding CocE/NonD family hydrolase, producing MKRFAPPVFLLALVSLLVIATAPVQLQQQPAAADRFEVSDVMIPARDGKRLHTKIFTPRLRQGSGEAGPAGEPLPIIFKRTPYGIEGSAGNFNAYYKAMAEDGYIFVFQDIRGKFGSEGDFIMQRPARAPGDTTSLDEGTDTYDSIEWLIKNVRNNNGRVGMLGVSYDGWTTIMGAIEPHPALKAISPQASPADMWMGDDFHHNGAFRLSYGFEYAAMMESGKDVQQFSFDRYDTFDWYLSLGPLANVNAKHLHGKLPTWNDYVAHPDYDEFWKRQTMIPHLKSVKVPTLNVAGWWDQEDFYGPVRIYDALEQYDTQGMNYLVVGPWRHGGWANGAGDALGAIPFGSNTSEYFREKVQAPFFAYFLKDKGTRDFPQALTFEAGANEWRRWDAWPPKAQTETRALAFGPNETLTLGGRAGAEPGFDEFVSDPAHPVPYRQRPIQPTYFPGGSKWSTWLVEDQRFVDDRADVLSWETSVLDRDVTIAGDVVAHLFASTTGTDADWVVKLIDVYPEDNPSNWSLAGFQLMVSNEVFRGRYRTSFEKPAPIEPNAVLEYTWSLHTQNYTFKKGHRIMVQVQSTWFPIIDRNPQTFVPNIFEARDGDFRAATHRVYRTPQYPSRVEVPVVRGR from the coding sequence ATGAAGCGCTTCGCTCCACCCGTCTTCCTCCTCGCCCTCGTCAGCCTCCTCGTCATCGCCACGGCGCCCGTCCAGCTGCAACAGCAGCCGGCGGCAGCCGATCGCTTCGAGGTGAGCGACGTGATGATCCCGGCGCGCGACGGCAAGCGCCTACACACCAAGATTTTCACACCCCGCCTTCGCCAAGGCTCCGGCGAGGCAGGCCCAGCCGGTGAGCCCCTCCCGATCATCTTCAAGCGCACGCCATACGGCATCGAGGGATCGGCCGGCAACTTCAACGCCTATTACAAGGCGATGGCCGAAGACGGCTACATCTTCGTGTTCCAGGACATCCGCGGCAAGTTCGGGTCCGAAGGCGACTTCATCATGCAGCGTCCAGCGCGGGCGCCGGGTGACACCACGTCGCTCGACGAAGGCACCGACACCTACGACAGCATCGAGTGGCTGATCAAGAACGTGCGCAACAACAACGGCCGCGTCGGCATGCTGGGCGTGTCGTACGACGGCTGGACCACCATCATGGGCGCCATCGAGCCGCATCCGGCGCTGAAGGCCATCTCACCGCAGGCCTCGCCCGCCGACATGTGGATGGGCGACGACTTCCATCACAACGGCGCGTTCCGATTGAGCTACGGCTTCGAGTACGCCGCGATGATGGAAAGCGGCAAGGACGTGCAGCAGTTCTCGTTCGACCGCTACGACACCTTCGACTGGTACCTGAGCCTGGGTCCGCTGGCCAACGTCAACGCGAAGCACCTGCACGGCAAACTTCCCACCTGGAATGACTACGTCGCGCACCCGGACTACGACGAGTTCTGGAAGCGCCAGACGATGATCCCGCATCTGAAGAGCGTGAAGGTGCCGACGCTGAACGTGGCCGGCTGGTGGGACCAGGAAGACTTCTATGGCCCCGTCCGCATCTACGACGCGCTCGAACAGTACGACACGCAGGGCATGAACTACCTCGTGGTGGGCCCGTGGCGCCACGGCGGGTGGGCCAACGGCGCCGGCGACGCCCTCGGCGCCATCCCGTTCGGCAGCAACACCTCCGAGTACTTCCGCGAGAAGGTGCAGGCGCCGTTCTTCGCCTACTTCCTGAAGGACAAGGGGACGCGCGACTTTCCGCAGGCGCTGACGTTCGAAGCCGGCGCCAACGAGTGGCGGCGTTGGGACGCATGGCCGCCGAAGGCGCAAACGGAAACGCGCGCGCTCGCGTTCGGCCCGAACGAAACGCTCACGCTCGGCGGTCGGGCGGGAGCCGAACCCGGCTTCGACGAGTTCGTCTCCGACCCCGCGCACCCAGTGCCGTATCGTCAGCGGCCGATCCAGCCGACCTATTTCCCGGGCGGCTCCAAGTGGTCGACGTGGCTCGTCGAAGATCAACGCTTCGTGGACGACCGCGCCGACGTGCTCAGTTGGGAGACTTCCGTCCTCGACCGGGACGTGACGATTGCCGGCGACGTGGTGGCGCACCTGTTTGCCTCGACCACCGGAACCGACGCCGACTGGGTGGTGAAGCTGATCGACGTGTATCCGGAAGACAACCCGTCGAACTGGAGCCTGGCCGGCTTCCAGTTGATGGTGTCAAACGAGGTGTTCCGCGGACGCTATCGCACCAGCTTCGAGAAGCCGGCGCCGATCGAGCCGAACGCGGTGCTGGAATACACGTGGAGCCTGCACACGCAGAACTACACGTTCAAGAAGGGGCACCGCATCATGGTGCAGGTGCAGAGCACGTGGTTCCCGATCATCGACCGCAACCCGCAGACGTTCGTGCCGAACATCTTCGAGGCAAGAGACGGCGACTTCAGGGCCGCGACGCACCGCGTTTATCGGACGCCGCAGTACCCTTCGCGCGTCGAGGTGCCGGTCGTTCGCGGGCGATGA